A genomic region of Anopheles aquasalis chromosome Y, idAnoAquaMG_Q_19, whole genome shotgun sequence contains the following coding sequences:
- the LOC126579651 gene encoding branched-chain-amino-acid aminotransferase, cytosolic — translation MVLRSKQLVRYAFQRLLVQHQRQQVRLCSGHGIQQQTALRVEEEDSFPKLADVPPMAAPFPMKLEHAPDVGEQFKYADLSVRLAAPHQLNPKPDVDDLAFGKYFTDHMLRVSYHRRLGGWQKPEITPMENLNLHPAAKVFHYAIELFEGMKAYRGFDGKIRFFRPEMNMARMNVTAYRSGLPTFDSEELIKAMARLVTIDSEWVPHTESASLYIRPTLIGIEPTLGVASSDSALLYTILSPVGPYFKPGASGLKLYADPQYTRAWPGGVGDRKVGSNYGPTIHVQKEALRNGCHQVLWLYGDDHQLTEVGVMNIFMLYMKPNGERELLTPPLDGMILPGITRDSIIQLCHQWGEFSVREEKFTMSMVKKLSEEGRLLEMFGAGTAAVISPIECIAYMGDEIFMPTETHDNPVYRRLYTTLTDIQYGKLQHPWAYVID, via the exons ATGGTCCTCCGGAGTAAG CAACTCGTCCGGTATGCCTTCCAGCGGCTACTGGTgcagcatcaacggcagcaggtGCGCCTGTGCAGTGGCCATGGCATCCAGCAACAGACGGCGCTacgggtggaggaggaggatagcTTTCCCAAGCTGGCCGACGTACCACCGATGGCCGCCCCGTTCCCGATGAAGCTCGAGCACGCGCCGGATGTGGGCGAACAGTTCAAG TACGCCGATCTGAGCGTGCGGCTTGCGGCACCGCATCAGCTCAACCCGAAACCGGACGTCGACGATCTAGCGTTTGGCAAGTACTTCACCGACCATATGCTACGCGTGTCCTACCACCGCCGCCTGGGCGGCTGGCAGAAGCCGGAAATCACGCCGATGGAAAACCTTAACCTTCACCCGGCCGCCAAGGTGTTCCACTATGCGATCGAG CTGTTCGAGGGTATGAAGGCGTACCGGGGCTTCGACGGTAAGATTCGCTTCTTCCGCCCGGAGATGAACATGGCGCGCATGAACGTGACCGCGTACCGGTCCGGGTTGCCAACGTTCGACAGTGAGGAGCTGATCAAGGCGATGGCCCGGCTCGTGACGATCGACTCCGAGTGGGTACCGCACACCGAATCGGCCAGCCTCTACATTCGCCCGACGCTGATCGGGATCGAG CCGACCCTGGGTGTTGCTTCGTCCGATTCGGCCCTGCTCTACACGATCCTGTCACCGGTTGGGCCGTACTTCAAACCGGGTGCGAGCGGGCTCAAGCTGTACGCCGATCCGCAATATACCCGGGCGTGGCCGGGCGGTGTCGGCGATCGGAAGGTCGGCTCCAACTACGGACCGACGATCCACGTGCAGAAGGAAGCGCTGCGCAACGGGTGCCATCAGGTGCTCTGGCTGTACGGTGACGATCACCAGCTGACCGAGGTCGGTGTGATGAACATCTTCATGCTGTACATGAAGCCGAACGGAG AGCGCGAGCTGCTGACGCCTCCGTTGGATGGGATGATCCTGCCCGGTATAACGCGCGACTCCATCATCCAGCTGTGCCACCAGTGGGGTGAGTTTTCGGTACGTGAGGAAAAGTTCACCATGTCCATGGTGAAAAAGTTGTCGGAAGAGGGCCGG CTGCTGGAGATGTTTGGCGCTGGCACAGCGGCCGTCATCAGCCCGATCGAGTGTATCGCCTACATGGGCGACGAGATCTTCATGCCGACGGAAACGCACGATAATCCGGTCTACCGGCGACTCTACACCACACTCACCGACATCCAGTACGGCAAGCTGCAACATCCGTGGGCCTACGTCATAGACTAG